A window of Sorex araneus isolate mSorAra2 chromosome 3, mSorAra2.pri, whole genome shotgun sequence genomic DNA:
CTTCACCTTCTCCACCTCACGGTGCAGGGTGGTGATCTTCTCACCGTTCTCGATCAACGTGCGATCCCAGGCATTGACCTGCGTGGCCTGCTGCAGGAAGTGGCGCTCCTGGTCCTCCAGCTCCAGGCTCCACTTGTTGATCAGGCTCTCCAGTTGCGCATAGGTCATCACAGGACTGGCTGACACTCCCGTGGTTGTACTGGAGGTTTGCAAGTTGGGCTGCAAGTTGCCAGAGAGGCCCGTTGGTGCTCCTGACTTCAGGGTAAAGGTGCTGCCAGTAGTGGTGGTGGCGGAGGTGGCAGTGGATGTCGCTGTGGAAGCCGAACTTACTCCAGGGGTCTTCAGGTTAAAGCCCTGTGTTGCGGTGCCGGGAGCCCCCGCTGAGGTCGAGGTGCCGAGGGAGAgtgcgctgctgctgctgctggctgaGGCTGGAGTGGTGGCGATGGAAGCAAAAAGTGTGGTTCCAGCACTGGTGCTGGCAGCGGCAAGGGTGGGAATAGCAGGCTGTGTGGTCCCCGCTGCTGTGGCCGCTGCTGGTGTGGCTGAAGTGAAGGGCAACGTGGCAAGTGTCGTAGGCTGGGTTGTGCTCCCCAAGGAGCCAAGAGTGAAACCAGAGGATGCGGTCTGGGACGAGCCTCCACCTGTGAATGAGAAGCCTCCAGGTGTGCTGGAGGGGGCGGCAGACGTGGTCGAGGCGGAGCTGAACACGAAGCCAGTGGGTGCCGGGCCCTGGCTGgaggtggtggtgctggagatggcaTTGGTGAGGGTGCTGCCGCTCAGCCCGAAGCCGCCAGTGGCAGTTGTGGTGGGGGTGGCCGTGGCGTGGCTCAAGTTCAGCTTTGGAATGCTGACGCCCAAGGAGAAGCCCGATCCTCCTGATGCGGGGGTCGAGGCTCCAAAACTGAACCCCGAGGTCTGGGCTGCTGGAGTCTGGGAACTGAGTGAGAACAAGCTGGTGGAAGGGGTACTTGCAGCCGGCTGGGAGGGGGTCCCAAAATTAAACCCGCCAGTGCCGGTCGTGGAGAAAGAAAACCCTGTAGCAGGGGTGGTCGTCGCCGTCTTTGAAGTGCCAAAAGTGAACCCGCCTGTTGGGGCGCCCGCGCCTCCAAAGTTAAACCCGCTCATGGCTCCAGACTCTGGTGGCAGCAGCTACTCAGGCTCCCAAAGCAGATCCGCCGGCGTCTGCGACCGCGTCTGCGCTCCTCTACTACCGCCTTTCCCCTTCAGCCGAGGCCGCCGCCGCCTCTCCTTTGCGTAGCCATGGAGTGAGTAACCGCTCGGGCCACCCTTTCCAACCGCCTTTCCCGCCCTTTCGAAGCTcgccctatttttatttttttaaacttttttccccctatactgcagagcctggcaagctaactgtgacgtatctgatatgccaaaaacagtaacaacaacgtgctcttcatgttcctggagtgagcacacACCATCggtctacactagcacatgaaagggacaaatgaaaacgttaccggtgtccgcttgagcaaatcgatgaacaacaggataacagtgatacagtcataattatattattttaaaatcataataatattatatatttaacataatcAACATTCTACTATATTATCCTAGCAAAAGTTTTCTCtagtatttttatattgcttcttttttGCCTTCTCTGCTACTACTCAAAGGATGAGCTAGGTCATTAGTAGGCATTTTCTCCTAGGAGTAGGcttgttctatttcctttttcAAAATCTGCACTCTGGGCTGTTTGGCCATTCTCTGGCCTTTGCTCTATCTTCCTGTACAGTTTTTGCTTGGTCCTTGATCCTTCTTCCTCTAGATtccttaactcttttttttttccaaaaaagggaaattgggaactaaaaaaaaatattggctgTCTATATGTATTCATGAAAGTATTTTGTATTAGTTCATCAGTTTGTTTCAGGGCAAGGCTTTGAAGCCATGCTAACAGGCTTGGACccatccttggcagtgctcttggCCTCCGGGATAGCTCAGGGAATAGTGACGGGTCAGGGTGGAAGCAAGCAGGGCACCATGTCTCCAGCCcgtgaaattatatttttattggcaCTTCAGGGACAGTTGAATCTCCTTCTGTCACTTTTCTTTCTGCTCTCTGCTGAACTGCACTCTATATGAGAATCAGCCGTCCTTTTTATCAGGGCTGTCTGTAAATAGTAtctattttcaaatttcaatGAAAATGGAGTTTATCTTTTTACAGTATAGCTTTTGCATTCTATGTGACAAGAGAGGTAACTGTCTCTATGTCACATTCAGATTGGAAGTATTGGGATTAGTTTTATACTGcattcttttgcatttttatgaCAATATagtatgaggttttttttttttgagccgtGCATTAAATGGGAGAGaaactatttctttcttaaaactttttaattaattcattagctttaggtactgtgatttacaatactgtaattTACAATCATAGGGTTTTTCTGTACACAATTGTCTTCTGTAATGTTAAATgcagtgggactggagtgatagcacagcaggtagggcatttgccttgcacgtggctgacctggggtcgattcctctgtccctctcagagagcccggcaagctaccgagagtatcctgtctgcatggcagagcctggaaagctacccatggcatattcgatatgccaaaaacagtaacaagcctcacaatggagacttactggtgcctgctcaagcaaatcgatgaacaatgggtcaacagtgctacagtgctattgttataTGTGTTGAAACAGATTTATtctaataattaaaaagatacaTTGTAAAGGCAGATATCACTGATTTTAAAACAGCAGTCACATCAAAAGACTGAAAGATACTTCAAAATGACTGTCATTTTCACattccttctgtgtgtgtgtgtgtgcatgtgtgtgtgtgtgtgtgtgtgtgtgtgtgtgtgctgttcatttctagTAAGAAACACAAGGTCAGTGAGAGGTTACATAGGGAAGTGTAATGGTTAGGGACTACAGCTCTACTGAATAATGTTAGGAATATTATAATCCCTGGgggaaatctcagggctaagcaGTCATAAGCTAAACAATCAATAGATAAACAGAGGGCAAGCAGGGCATTTAGCTGGAAAGCAAGCCATCAGTTCTGAGAGACATAGCAGCCCTCCCAGGGGAGAGAGGTGGCATGGCTCCTAGTGAAAGGGCGATGGATCCCAGGAGACAATAGAGTGTTAACTGGCTGACAGTGAGCACAAAGGTAATTGGACACTTTGTGTTTTCCTGTGCACATGCTTAATTACATTGCACAGCCAATTTGTTTAATCAAAGCCAACTGTGTAAATAGTGTAAAGGTTTCTCTGTGACAAAACATCAGAGCAGTTTGGTGATCTGGGAAATAGAAATTGCAGCCCTGGTGTTTCCCTGTATGTTGGCTGAATTTTACAGATTCACTTGGAGTGAAAACAATACCACCAAAtgataaatgcacacacacacacacacacacacacacacacacacacacagcagagcctggcaagctaccagtggtgtactcaatatgtcaaaaacagtaacaacaatggtcctcattcccctgatcctgaaagagcccccaatatgccatcgagctacactagcacgtgacagggacaaatggagacattactggagcctgcttgagcaaattgacgaacaacgggatgacagtgatacagtgatacgtatACACACAtctatgcacacacatagatTATACAATATATgtccacacacatatatgcatatttgtgtCAGTTGTGAGAAACAAGAATGAACACAAATTTATACTTTTACCACTAGGAtgttttgccttttatgcagcagGTACTATAAAGCACTCACTAATTTGCCTTAACATACTGCCTTTAAATTTCAAAGCACTAACAGTCACAATTTGAGAAAATGCTCCGAAGCTCCTCACCTGCTGATTCGCTTTCCCCAGGCCCGCACCCGCAAAATACACCCCAATTACCGGACCACAAGCAACCCAGCACCTATATGCTCTTTCCCGCTCTCCCTTCAGAAACCAGCTCATCTCTTTACAAAAGCACTTCCGGACTGCTCTGCCTTCCTATTTCAGTAAAATGTACCATGTGAAAAATGAAGTCACCTGATGCACTGAATGATATCTTTGGGGAGTCCCAGGTGTCCTGGCAGACCCACCCAGCTAGGGGCACAGTGCTGCCCTCACGCTCAGGTGCAGAACTTGATGTGATCTCCATTCTGAAGCACCTGACAGGAACGCACGGACAGGAATGCACAGGAATGTATGCAAAGATtctgaatcattttttttaaaactacgcAAACTATATCCATATCTAGGTTTTtatccataaaatatttatagtttgcTCTCTCTTTCGATTTTAAAGTGCGTACTAAAGGAGAGGTAGGAGTAGACATAGAGACTGGAGTTGGCATTGGTAtgaagatttttggttttggtttcccaagcactgctcaaGGAGCCCACCCTCAGATTCTCAGCCAGATGCTGAAAGTCCCTTGTGAAGGCCCAAGGGTAAGAAGCTACTTGGACACTGCAGGGCCTTGGATAATGCTAACTGTGCTCGAGAGCTTGTACTCACAGATGGTCAGGGATCAGGTGGTACTGGGGACACACTCAGACTGGCAACAGTCAAGGCACACAGGTGTTCTCGTACCATCAGCATGGCCCCATACAAAGCCCTACACAAAGTCTTAAAGTCTCCCTCACGTCTTTCCTTAATAATTCCACTGAGCAACCATCCATTTTGTGTAAACATTTTGCTTGTGCATGTACATTCGCCTCAGTGTCACTGGCGCTGGGTGGCTAACTTGAATAGGAGGGAATACAGATAAGGAATAAGTTTATTAAAAGCTGTTGCCTAGAAGAGACTAAATTCATTAGTATTACTAATTTCTtctactgtttaattttttttctaagttacCTAGAGGTTTAAAGAactctcattttaaatttatggcACTTAAATATCTGTATATAAATGGAATTGCATATATTCTACAAGAGAATTTAACATAAATGTGACAATTTTCAATTTGCCAAATAATTTTCTGGTTGTATTGGATTCTCTTATACTGTAAGAAATCAGGGAGAGCATAAAATAAATGCTATACAGAAACATCTAAATATTCTGGTTCATTGAACTGGCACAAAAGGTTGCTGCGAAAATGGCAGACAAGTAATCTAAAGGAGCTAAGGGAGCGTgaacatggaaagaaaaatagagtaAATTATTTATTGACTACCTACTTAGAGCTGGAACTCTCCAGGTTCTTTGGGGGTAAAACATATTAAATGCAAGATCTTCTAACACAGAAAGTGGCAGTCTTGTTAGGATGAAAATTAAGATGTATCATCTGTATTGATAgtacagagctttttttttttttggtcctgtaatatataaatatataggatTGTTTCCCATCCTATTCTATTTTCAGTAATTATTCAGCattaaatttctatatttattcagTTAAACTAGAGTAATACTATCTAATGTAGTTCAGGTTAGAACTTAGCATTATCATTCAGAATTTTTTAATagatgtaaattatatatatatatatatacactgtgGAGATAGACTATATACTAGAAATGTAAGGTgaaaattagaaacagaaaaattacacaataaagaagctttgttttattgtttgtttgtttgttttgattacGGGGTCAAAAGTAACTGTGCTGAGTGATGACTCTGGGCAGGGTTTGGCtgctatatgtggtgctaggggtaaaacccagtcagctacatgcaaagcaaatgccttgacATATTATGTCTTTGGCCCCTACattaaatgaatttaatatatatttttaatttaaaaattcacattctaaaataattaagaaaaccATATAAAAGTCatcaaaattaaagttaaagaGTATTTTTTGCAGAGATTTTTAGCATTAAAATGAATAGCAATCCATGTATCCATTTAGcaaattcatttattattgtCATGTGAATCCCATTAGTAACAGAAACACCCATATCTCTGCCTCCACCGACCTTAAAATgcagtgtaataaattattatctcACAGGGGATGAGGTGGTTCTCAGAAACTTTTTTTCCCTGTGAAGGACACCTAGTAGTAACATTAAGTCAAATGAACAAACCGTGGTTATTTATACAGTAATGCATGCCTGAATCAACTTGAATAAATCAGGTTTAGTCTACATAAAATTTCATACCTACAagacaaaatgagagagaaatagTGAAAATTGAGAGCTGATCATATTAACTATAAGACTGTAAACAAAAGTAGATAATTGATAAGAAAAGATatgtatttggggctggaggaatagtacagtgggtaggtcgtttgccttgcatgcaactgacctgggttcaatccccagcatcccatatggtcccccaagcaccgccaggagtaattcctgaatgcagagccaggagcaacctctgagcatcactgggtgtcacaaccaaaaaagagcaaaaaaaaaaaagagagagagaataaatataCTTTTCATTGCTGTTAATTTATTCTCTTCAATTTTTCCATATTGTACACTATGGTCCAAGAATTAAGCTAGTTTCTAGAACTGTACATAAAATATCACATGATAACTGTCCTCTAGGGCATTCAGAATTAATGAGAGGAAAACAGTAAGGTATGTTAAATACGCATACAATAGTCAGGTAGACTCAATTAAAATGCACACATGGCGGAGGAGTTTGGATTTACCTTGAGGAGAGTTAAGAGTCTGGGGAGAGTTGGTAAGAAACTGCTTCATGCAGAAAGTGTTATTATCACCGACCTACAGAAAATAATCAGGTAGCTGTGGGGTTAGGAGGGGCAGGGGGAACTCAAGTCAGAGGGAAAATGGTGAGAAAATACTAGATGTAAAAGCAGCAGAAAACAGATTTGGAACTGCAATTATATTGGGGTGGCTGAGAAGTCTGGGAAAGAAATGGAGTGAGAGAGCTGTGAAAATAAATCCTGGGTGATAAGCTGGGAGCAGTCGCAGAGAATCTCCTGGAGCATGCCAGGAGTTTCAGACGGTACCCATGAAAAATGGAGACACACTGGAGGGTATTAGGGGAAGGATTTTCATGATTAGTTTTACATAGCAGGGAGAGGCGTAAGGATGTCGGCTGCATTTTCTGGGGACTACTGCAGGGAGACAGGCTAGAGGTGAGGAAGGGCAAAGGCAATAAtagaagaaatatagaaaaagagGTCTGATAGAAAAGACACGAAGAAGGGAAATTTAATAGAGCTTGGTGACTGATTTTATTTGTGGGCAGAGAATAGTGTGAGATACCTCTCatatttctgattttatattAACCTCATGGCATTTGATGACTTTATCTTTAAGAAGGAAATTAAAGCTTGTGTATAAGGTCCTCTACAGAATAAATTTAGATAATACTTGCAAAGAATCTTTACTGTATAGAGCCTATAGGAGACATTAAGACAAATTTAGTTCCTTCACCCTTTACATATTTATCggatattatttttgaaaatatgagaaatattctAATACTAATCACATTTTTGccaattaatattttgttatatatgatgcttattatttcatttgttgGGAGTAAAACAAATCCCCTTAAAAATGTCATTTGGTATTAAGTATCTTGCAgactaatttttatataaatttcaaagaaaatagaatataaataccTTATACCTTATTCTTACtttgaataatttgttttatatgggAGTATATTTCATATAGAAATCTTCTAATAACACTAAAAGTATACAGAACTGAGCTAAAACTGAACAGTTTCTATTTGGAGTGGAGGTTACCCATGactgtgttctgggcttacttctagctctgcactcctggcggcTTGAGGAACAATACTGAGTGCGAGGGATGGAAATGGGGTCAGCTGTATAAAGGCAAGTACCACTGCTTTGGCGCcaaatttgcttatattttttaaaaattaaattattttcctatcAACTACATCAACAGCAaggaattcaaaatttttaatcacTTCCTCATTTTGTCACTGACCAATAATACTGTGATTTCGGAGAGCAAAagtatgcaagtgtgtgtgtatgaatgtgccattattatttaattaattgattgattttgtTGACCATTAATgttgtaaagaaaagaaaatgcttaaaTTATTTACAATAGAGTCTAGTATATTCAAATGGGATTGAGCTTGACCTAAAATAAAGCCGATATTAATTTTAATGATCAAGATTCTATGATAAAAAATTTACCAATGTGGAACAGTtaagaatcctggccggtgggcaccgcaagccagagaatgctccggaccccagacaaGAACAACAGCACTGGGGTTCCCCtggatggagaaggtgcagagtccccgccttctccagatggaattcccggtgacactgagcctctactaacacggctcccagctccagtatgtggggacccggactatttctccaaattgcGCGGCCACTTACACGGTCACATGTCCTTTCCTGCTATACAAAAATCCACTCAGTtatggctcctctgcccctgagtggccatgatcccagaggcacacaaaccaatctcagaatgcagaggctgctggcagaaatacctctggacttaattactaaaaatactagaattccaaaactgcgcagccacttTCActgccatgcaacatcatatgttcttcactatcagcaatagaaaacaaatgatctaatgatgcctttttggcagatctgattgttgggaggaaaattccaaataataatagcgggTTTTCTGTCGcgaactgaatgtaatcaaagtaaagaaagagtaaagtgaaaatcatctgtcacacaggcagggtggagagtgggagggtggtatactggggttcttagtggtggaatatgtacactggtgaagggatgggtgttggatcattatatgactgagacttaatcctgaaagctttgtaactgttctcacgatgattcaataacataaagtaaaataaaataaaataaaataaaaattaccaatGTCAAATAGGTTCTCTTATAGGAAATTTAGTAGTTTAGaacatttaaaagaatataagccaataaaatactaaattaatcTTTCCTTAATATATCTTCCTTTTAATATAACTTATTTAACTTAATAATAGGCAAGTTGAAAATTTAATTTGTCCATTCCTGAATCATTCTTTTTTAAGTCTATCACAGTACAGCATATTGTATAGTAACTCCTGATTCAGAACATTGCGTAGTGGATTATTTACTCTTATAGCACTCACCCTTCTAGCACAC
This region includes:
- the LOC101550375 gene encoding nuclear pore glycoprotein p62, producing the protein MSGFNFGGAGAPTGGFTFGTSKTATTTPATGFSFSTTGTGGFNFGTPSQPAASTPSTSLFSLSSQTPAAQTSGFSFGASTPASGGSGFSLGVSIPKLNLSHATATPTTTATGGFGLSGSTLTNAISSTTTSSQGPAPTGFVFSSASTTSAAPSSTPGGFSFTGGGSSQTASSGFTLGSLGSTTQPTTLATLPFTSATPAAATAAGTTQPAIPTLAAASTSAGTTLFASIATTPASASSSSSALSLGTSTSAGAPGTATQGFNLKTPGVSSASTATSTATSATTTTGSTFTLKSGAPTGLSGNLQPNLQTSSTTTGVSASPVMTYAQLESLINKWSLELEDQERHFLQQATQVNAWDRTLIENGEKITTLHREVEKVKLDQKRLDQELDFILSQQKELEDLLSPLEESVKEQSGTVYLQHADEEREKTYKLAENIDAQLKRMAQDLKDIIEHLNTSGGPADTSDPLQQICKILNAHMDSLQWIDQNSALLQRKVEEVTKVCEGRRKEQERSFRITFD